The following are encoded in a window of Castanea sativa cultivar Marrone di Chiusa Pesio chromosome 9, ASM4071231v1 genomic DNA:
- the LOC142610375 gene encoding uncharacterized protein LOC142610375 — MEGCPGHRLSAPCWGRRVTANNKKRVRGGDGCINSVKKLHRREISSNRNRAFSITNAQERFRNMRLMEEYDTHDPKGHNSPVLPFLMKRAKVIEIVAARDIVFALAHSGVCAAFSRETNQRICFLNVCHDEVIRSLFYNKNNDSLITVSVYASDNFSSLKCRSTRIEYIRRGKPDAGFPLFESESLKWPGFVEFDDVNGKVLTYSAQDSIYKVFDLKNYTMLYSISDKHVQEIKISPGIMLLIFNRASSHVPLKILSIEDGTVLKSFNHLLHRNKKVDFIEQFNEKLLVKQENENLQILDVRNAELMEVSRAEFMTPSAFIFLYENQLFLTFRDRTVAVWNFRGELVTSFEDHLLWHPDCNTNNIYITSDQDLIISYCKADSDEHWMEGNAGSINISNILTGKCLAKINATNGSPKGDECSTSAGSSKKQDYSRVRSTVAEALEDITALFYDEERNEIYTGNRHGLVHVWSN; from the exons ATGGAAGGTTGCCCCGGGCATCGGTTATCGGCGCCGTGCTGGGGCAGAAGGGTAACAGCAAACAATAAGAAGAGAGTAAGAGGAGGAGACGGGTGCATTAACAGCGTTAAGAAACTTCACCGCCGCGAGATTTCTTCAAACCGCAATCGCGCTTTTTCCATCACCAATGCTCAGGAGAGATTCCGCAACATGCGTTTGATGGAAGAATATGATACTCACGATCCGAAGGGCCACAATTCCCCAGTTTTGCCTTTCTTGATGAAGAGAGCCAAAGTCATTGAGATTGTTGCTGCCCGTGACATTGTCTTTGCTTTAGCCCATTCTGGCGTCTGTGCTGCTTTCAGTAGAG AGACAAACCAAAGGATATGTTTTTTGAATGTGTGTCATGATGAAGTCATTCGGAgtttgttttataataagaacAACGACTCCCTTATTACTGTCTCTGTTTACGCTTCTGACAACTTCAGTTCTTTGAAATGTAGATCCACAAGGATTGA ATACATTCGGAGGGGAAAGCCGGATGCGGGTTTTCCTCTTTTTGAGTCTGAGTCTTTAAAGTGGCCTGGGTTTGTAGAGTTTGATGATGTTAATGGAAAGGTGCTAACCTACTCTGCACAAGATAG TATATACAAGGTGTTTGACCTGAAAAATTATACAATGCTTTACTCTATTTCGGATAAACACGTACAAGAAATCAAGATCAG TCCTGGAATCATGCTATTGATTTTCAATAGAGCTAGCAGTCATGTTCCTCTTAAGATTCTATCAATAGAAGATGGCACAGTTCTCAAATCATTCAATCATCTACTTCATCGAAACAAGAAGGTGGACTTCATTGAACAATTCAATGAAAAGCTTCTTGTCAagcaagaaaatgaaaatcttcAGATTCTCGAT GTTCGAAATGCCGAGCTGATGGAAGTTAGCAGAGCTGAGTTCATGACTCCATCTgcatttatctttctttatgaGAACCAGTTATTCCTGACATTCAGAGATCGAACTGTTGCTGTTTGGAACTTTCGTGGGGAGCTTGTGACTTCATTTGAGGATCACCTTTTATGGCATCCAGACTGCAACACAAATAACATTTATATTACGAGCGATCAGGATCTTATTATATCTTACTGCAAGGCTGATTCTGATGAACATTGGATGGAAGGAAATG CTGGGTCTATTAACATCAGCAACATCTTGACTGGGAAGTGCCTAGCTAAAATAAATGCCACCAACGGCAGTCCCAAGGGTGATGAGTGTAGCACCAGTGCTGGCAGCTCAAAGAAGCAGGATTACTCCAGAGTGAGAAGCACAGTTGCAGAGGCTTTGGAAGACATTACTGCCCTTTTCTATGATGAAGAACGGAATGAGATATATACCGGTAACAGGCATGGTCTGGTTCATGTGTGGTCTAACTGA